In one window of Aphidius gifuensis isolate YNYX2018 linkage group LG4, ASM1490517v1, whole genome shotgun sequence DNA:
- the LOC122854247 gene encoding cullin-4A → MSRFIRTQPLATGQVKRSSTSSSSSSASTSTSTIDINNFNSTALLGFGATSKRLRHNNTEQEDQGINNIIIDIDNNMTDTATPTSQKRANFSALNVANPNGVNKLSPTMTHTKPGSAKKLVIKNFRNNPKLPENYQEETWEKLREAVIAIQTSTSIEYSQEELYQAVENMCNHKMAIKLYDNLRNLTEKHVRENVEQFLAESMDRFVFLKKMNDCWQSHCRQMIMIRSIFLYLDRTYVLQNSGVQSIWDMGLHLFRLHIVLNSLVQTRTVEGLLMLIDKERQGDAVDRTLLKSLLRMLSDLQIYQDAFEAKFIMATEKLYAIEGQNLMKEQDVPNYLAHVDKRLQEENERLLHYLDISTKWSLIHTVEKQLLTEHVSAILHKGLSDLLEGNRLADLKLLYNLYSRVKTGLNELCVSFNGYIKRKGKTIVIDPEKDKTMVQELLDFKDKMDNIVINCFYKNEKFSNSLKEAFEAFVNQRANKPAELIAKFVDMKLRAGNKEATEEELERLLDKIMVLFRFIHGKDVFEAFYKKDLAKRLLVGKSASVDAEKSMLSKLKQECGGGFTSKLEGMFKDMELSKDINIAFKQYSINLQTNFISNNLDLTVSILTMGYWPTYPVMEVRLPIEMIQYQDIFNKFYLSKHNGKKLQWQPTLGHCVLKATFQLYHKKELQVSLFQALVLILFNDCDDLSFEEIKLATNIEIDELRRTLQSLACGKARVLLKNPRGRDIADDDRFVFHNDFTNKLFRIKINQIQMKETNEEQKATEERVYQDRQYQIDAAIVRIMKMRKTLTHNILISELFNQLKFPVKPADFKKRIESLIDRDYMERDKDTANQYNYVA, encoded by the exons ATGTCTAGATTCATAAGAACTCAGCCACTGGCTACAGGACAAGTTAAAcgttcatcaacatcatcatcatcttcatcagcatcaacatcaacatcaacaattgatattaataattttaatagtacAGCATTGCTGGGTTTTGGTGCAACATCAAAAAGATTGCGGCATAATAATACCGAGCAAGAAGATCAaggaattaataatataattattgatattgataataatatgacgGACACTGCTACACCAACAAGCCAAAAGAGGGCTAATTTTTCAGCCCTTAATGTTGCTAATCCCAACGgtgtcaataaattatcaccaACAATGACTCATACAAAACCTGGATCAGCTAAAAaacttgttattaaaaattttagaa ATAATCCAAAGCTACctgaaaattatcaagaagAAACATGGGAAAAATTACGTGAAGCTGTTATTGCTATTCAAACAAGTACAAGTATTGAATATTCACAAGAAGAGCTATATCAAGCTGTTGAAAATATGTGTAATCATAAAAtggcaataaaattatatgataatttacGTAATTTAACTGAAAAACATGTACGTGAAAATGTTGAACAATTTCTTGCTGAATCAATGGAtcgttttgtatttttaaaaaaaatgaatgattgTTGGCAATCACATTGTCGTCAAATGATTATGATAcgtagtatatttttatatttggatAGAACATATGTATTACAAAATTCTGGTGTACAATCAATATGGGATATGGGATTACATTTATTTCGTTTACATATTGTATTAAATTCACTTGTACAAACACGAACAGTTGAAGGTTTGTTAATGCTAATTGATAAAGAACGTCAAGGTGATGCTGTTGATAgaacattattaaaatcattattacgTATGTTATCTGatttacaaatatatcaaGATGCATTTGAAGCAAAATTCATAATGGcaactgaaaaattatatgcTATTGAAGGacaaaatttgatgaaagAACAAGATGTACCAAATTATTTGGCACATGTTGATAAACGTTTACAAGAAGAAAATGAAAGATTATtacattatttagatatatcaacaaaatggAGTTTAATACATACtgttgaaaaacaattattaactgAACATGTTTCAGCAATTTTGCATAAAGGTTTATCTGATTTATTGGAGGGAAATCGTTTAgctgatttaaaattattatacaatttatatagCAGAGTTAAAACTGGTCTTAATGAATTATGTGTAAGTTTTAATGgttatattaaaagaaaaggtaaaacaattgttattgatccagaaaaagataaaacaatGGTACAAGAGCTACttgattttaaagataaaatggataatattgttattaattgtttttataaaaatgaaaaattttcaaatagttTAAAAGAAGCATTTGAAGCATTTGTTAATCAACGTGCAAATAAACCAGCTGAATTAATTGCTAAATTTGTTGATATGAAATTACGTGCTGGTAATAAAGAAGCAACTGAAGAAGAACTTGAACGtttattagataaaataatggTATTATTTAGATTTATACATGGTAAAGATGTATTTGaagcattttataaaaaagatttaGCTAAAAGATTATTAGTTGGTAAATCAGCATCAGTTGATGCTGAAAAATCaatgttatcaaaattaaaacaagaatGTGGTGGTGGTTTTACAAGTAAACTTGAGGGTATGTTTAAAGATATGGAATTAAGTAAAGATATTAATATTgcatttaaacaatattcaattaatttacaaactaattttatatcaaataatttggATTTAACTGTATCAATATTAACAATGGGATATTGGCCAACATATCCAGTTATGGAAGTTAGATTACCAATTGAAATGATACAATatcaagatatatttaataaattttatttatcaaaacataatggtaaaaaattacaatggcAACCAACACTTGGTCATTGTGTTTTAAAAGCAACATTTCaattatatcataaaaaagaattacaaGTATCCCTATTTCAAGCattagttttaatattatttaatgattgtgatgatttatcatttgaagaaattaaacttgcaacaaatattgaaattgatgaattaagaAGAACATTACAATCATTGGCATGTGGTAAAGCAagagttttattaaaaaatccaagAGGTAGAGATATTGCTGATGATGATCGTTTTGTATTTCATAatgattttacaaataaattatttagaattaaaattaatcaaatacaaatgaaaGAAACAAATGAAGAACAAAAAGCAACTGAAGAAAGAGTTTATCAAGATCGTCAATATCAAATTGATGCTGCTATTGTTAGAATTATGAAAATGAGAAAAACTTTAACACATAATATTCTCATTAGTGAATTGTTTAATCAACTTAAATTTCCTGTcaag cctgctgattttaaaaaacgtaTTGAATCATTAATCGATCGTGATTACATGGAACGTGATAAAGATACTGCTAATCAGTATAATTACGTTGCGTAA